CCTCGGCCTCCATCCCGATCGCAGCTGCGGCGTTGATCGTCGCCGCCGCCAGGGCCTCGCTGGGGTTCAGCCCCAGGTGCATGCAGGCCAGGGTGATGATGAAGGGCATCGCATAGGCCGGGCAGGAACCTGGGTTGTAATCGCTGCCCAGGGCCACGGTGCAGCCCAACTCGATCATCCGGCGGGCCCGGGCGTAGGGCGCGTTCATCAGGCAGAACGACGTGCCCGGCAGGCAGACCGCCACCGTGCCCGCCTCCGCCAGCTTCGCCAGCGCCTCGTCCGACGCGTGGAGCAGGTGCTCGGCGCTGATGGCTCCGAGCTCCGCCGCCAAGGCCGCGCCGCCCAGGTCGGAAAGCTCGTCGGCGTGCACCTTCACGCCGAAGCCCAGCGCCTTCGCCCGCTCCAGGATCCGGCGGGACTCCGCGACCGAGAAGACCCCCGCCTCGGTGAAGACATCGGCGAACCGGGCCAGGCCCGGCTCCGCGGCCACCGCGGGCAGCATCTCCTCCACCAGCAGGTCCACGTAAGCCTCCCGGCGGCTGCGGTACTCCGGCGGCACCTCGTGTGCCCCCATGAAGGTGGGGACCACGGTCAGCGGATGGCGGCGGGCCATCGCCCGGATCGCCCGGAGCTGCTTCAGCTCGTCGGCCAGGCTCAGGCCGTAGCCGGACTTCACCTCCACCGTCGTCGTCCCGTTCAGGGCCAGCTGATCCAGCCGGGCGAGGCCCAGCTCCACCAACTCGGCCTGGCTGGCGGCCCGGGTGGCACGCACCGTCTCCAGGATGCCGCCGCCCCGCGCGGCGATCTCCTGGTAGGTGGCTCCGCCCAGGCGCAGCGCAAACTCCTCCGCCCGGTCCCCGGCGAAACAGAGGTGCGTGTGCGGGTCCACGAACCCCGGGATCACGGCCCGCCCCCGGGCGTCGATCACCCGGGTGTCGGGGCCGGTCTCCACCGTCCGCAGCACCTCGTCCTCCGGCCCGACGGCCACGATGCGTCCGTCCCGGGCCGCGAGCGCCCCGCCGGGGATGACGGCCGCGTCCTTCATCCGCTCGCCCCGCCGCGGGCCCCCGGCCATCGTCACCAGTTCGCCCGCGCCCACGATCAGGAGATCCACGGGCCTCAACCGCATCACCGCCCTCAGTCGACCA
The nucleotide sequence above comes from Symbiobacterium thermophilum IAM 14863. Encoded proteins:
- the hutI gene encoding imidazolonepropionase, whose product is MRPVDLLIVGAGELVTMAGGPRRGERMKDAAVIPGGALAARDGRIVAVGPEDEVLRTVETGPDTRVIDARGRAVIPGFVDPHTHLCFAGDRAEEFALRLGGATYQEIAARGGGILETVRATRAASQAELVELGLARLDQLALNGTTTVEVKSGYGLSLADELKQLRAIRAMARRHPLTVVPTFMGAHEVPPEYRSRREAYVDLLVEEMLPAVAAEPGLARFADVFTEAGVFSVAESRRILERAKALGFGVKVHADELSDLGGAALAAELGAISAEHLLHASDEALAKLAEAGTVAVCLPGTSFCLMNAPYARARRMIELGCTVALGSDYNPGSCPAYAMPFIITLACMHLGLNPSEALAAATINAAAAIGMEAEVGSLEVGKLADVVILSTPTHWHIPYHMGMGVVAKVVKRGRLIVDEGKVRRR